Proteins encoded in a region of the Catalinimonas alkaloidigena genome:
- a CDS encoding RNA polymerase sigma factor — translation MKAHPYPQPDDDLELWNDFRAGDETAFATLYRSYFRLLFSYGTKLCAEPEFVKDQIQDLFFSLWQTRQRIGETGSVKFYLMKSLRRKIFRAVQQRKERLVSDDQQLVFGVEFSHERTLILEQSQRERQTRLIEALNQLPERQREVLYLRFFSNLSYAEIADLLSINVQSVRNHIHRSVTALRVSLPYFIESCLVMLSVRLLF, via the coding sequence ATGAAAGCCCACCCTTATCCTCAACCGGACGATGATCTGGAACTTTGGAACGACTTCCGCGCGGGCGACGAAACGGCCTTCGCGACCCTCTATCGTTCCTACTTCCGCCTGCTTTTCAGCTACGGCACGAAGCTCTGCGCCGAACCCGAATTTGTGAAAGATCAGATTCAGGACCTGTTCTTTTCACTGTGGCAAACGCGGCAACGGATCGGCGAAACCGGCTCGGTGAAATTTTACCTGATGAAATCGCTGCGCCGCAAGATTTTCCGGGCGGTGCAGCAACGGAAGGAACGCCTCGTGTCGGACGATCAGCAACTGGTGTTCGGGGTGGAGTTTTCGCACGAGCGTACGCTCATTCTGGAACAAAGCCAGCGCGAACGCCAGACGCGCCTCATCGAAGCGCTGAACCAACTGCCGGAACGCCAGCGGGAAGTCCTTTACCTGCGGTTTTTCAGCAACCTGAGCTACGCCGAAATTGCCGACCTGCTGTCGATCAACGTGCAGTCGGTTCGCAACCACATCCACCGTTCGGTTACGGCCCTCCGCGTCTCCCTGCCCTACTTCATTGAGTCGTGCCTCGTGATGCTCAGCGTGCGCCTTCTTTTCTAG
- a CDS encoding TonB-dependent receptor, giving the protein MKQLFYVLFLFGSLSSAVAQNLTIQGTLLDSTDQSPLPSANVILQRLSGDSTAVGVATDLNGFFQFQRLAPGAYRLRVSFLGYRPYERTLRLQDQSLDMGQLPLSPSATELNEVQVTGKMPPSIQKGDTTEMNAAAYKTNPDASAGDLLRKMPGMVVQNGQVQAQGEQVQKVLVDGKEFFGDDPNATLNNLPAEVIDKIQVFDQKSDQAQFSGFDNGETTKTINIVTKANMRNGQFGKLFAGYGPDNVYQAGGIVNVFKGSRRLSVIAQTNNINQQNFSTSDLLGVVSSGSSGGGGSRGGGGRGGRGSGGGGWRGGGGSDVRDFMVGQQSGISKTHAAGLNYSDSWGKKLDLTGSYFFNLSDNNANSSVFRQYILPSDSAQAYDEDSYTSSRNINHRATLRLNYKIDDNNSLLIRPRFTLQQNRGSSLTEGVTQQQDALLNSLYSNYTSDLSGYDFSTDILFRHSFAKKGRTLSFSVEPSAEGNQGNYLLRSRNNYFADDVESDTLNQTSDLNKRTWGVETDLTYTEPISQKSQVMVSYETEYERNRSDKRTYDLGTGGQEYRLLDTLLSNTYSNHYMTQNLGGGYSVRGEKLFLMVRGSYQWAQLTGDQRFPYETDVDRSFRNFMPSAMLRYNITREKNLRLFYRTRTSPPSVDQLQAVVNNTNPLQLTTGNPNLQQDYQHSLFARYSASNVEKSHTFFVMLGGSLTDHYIGRSTIIAERDLVVDGIELPRGSQLSRPVNLDGNWDLRSFVSYGLPVGFIKSNLNLNLNGNLSRTPGLINDAVNYANSSTAGLGVVLSSNVSEKLDFTLSSNSNFSVVENTLQTQLNQTYFNQQSSVRLNWITWKNFVFQTDLNHQYYSGLSSGYNQNYLLWNASVGKKILKGKGDLRLLVFDLLKQNNSIQRNVTDVYIEDTRSNVLQRYFMLTFTYTLRNFGSAQNETPDERRRFDGPGGPGPGGRPPFGGPPRGE; this is encoded by the coding sequence ATGAAACAACTTTTCTACGTTTTGTTCCTGTTCGGTTCCCTCTCCAGTGCCGTGGCGCAAAACCTGACGATTCAGGGCACGCTGCTCGATTCTACCGACCAGTCGCCCCTGCCGAGTGCCAACGTCATCCTCCAAAGGCTGTCGGGCGATTCGACGGCCGTGGGGGTGGCCACCGACCTCAACGGTTTTTTTCAGTTTCAGCGCCTGGCGCCGGGTGCGTACCGGCTGCGGGTGTCGTTTCTTGGCTATCGTCCCTACGAACGGACGCTGCGCCTGCAGGACCAGTCGCTAGATATGGGGCAACTGCCGCTGTCGCCTTCGGCCACCGAGCTGAATGAGGTGCAGGTGACCGGCAAAATGCCCCCCAGTATTCAGAAAGGTGACACGACCGAGATGAACGCCGCTGCCTACAAAACCAACCCCGATGCCAGCGCCGGCGATCTGCTGCGAAAAATGCCGGGTATGGTGGTGCAGAACGGGCAGGTGCAGGCGCAGGGCGAACAGGTGCAGAAGGTGCTGGTAGACGGCAAAGAGTTTTTCGGGGACGATCCCAACGCCACGCTGAACAACCTCCCCGCCGAAGTGATCGACAAAATTCAGGTGTTCGATCAGAAGAGCGATCAGGCGCAGTTCAGCGGCTTCGACAACGGCGAAACGACCAAGACGATCAACATCGTGACGAAAGCTAACATGCGCAACGGGCAGTTCGGAAAGCTGTTTGCGGGCTATGGTCCCGACAACGTCTACCAGGCGGGCGGCATCGTCAACGTTTTCAAGGGCAGCCGGCGCCTGTCGGTCATTGCCCAGACCAACAACATCAACCAGCAGAACTTCTCGACGTCCGATCTGCTCGGCGTGGTCAGCAGCGGTTCCAGCGGCGGAGGCGGTTCGCGAGGGGGCGGCGGCCGTGGAGGCCGGGGGAGCGGGGGCGGTGGCTGGCGCGGCGGAGGGGGCAGCGACGTCCGCGACTTCATGGTCGGGCAACAGAGCGGCATCTCCAAAACCCACGCGGCGGGCCTGAACTACTCCGATTCGTGGGGGAAGAAACTGGACCTGACGGGCAGCTACTTTTTCAACCTGAGCGACAACAATGCCAATTCGTCCGTGTTCCGGCAGTACATCCTGCCGTCCGATTCGGCCCAGGCTTACGACGAAGACAGCTACACGTCGAGCCGGAACATCAACCACCGCGCCACGCTGCGGCTGAACTACAAGATCGACGACAACAATTCGCTGCTGATCCGGCCGCGCTTCACGCTGCAACAGAACCGGGGCTCGTCGCTGACCGAAGGCGTTACGCAACAGCAGGATGCGCTGCTCAACAGCCTGTACAGCAACTACACGTCGGACCTGAGCGGCTACGATTTCTCGACCGACATTCTGTTCCGACACAGCTTTGCGAAAAAGGGACGCACGCTTTCGTTCAGCGTGGAGCCTTCGGCAGAGGGCAACCAGGGCAACTATCTGCTCCGGTCGCGGAACAATTACTTCGCGGACGATGTGGAATCTGACACGCTCAACCAGACGTCCGACCTCAACAAACGCACCTGGGGCGTCGAGACCGACCTCACCTACACCGAACCGATCAGCCAAAAATCGCAGGTGATGGTGAGTTACGAAACGGAATACGAACGCAACCGCTCCGACAAACGCACCTACGACCTGGGGACGGGCGGGCAGGAATACCGCCTGCTGGACACGCTGCTGTCCAATACCTACAGCAACCATTACATGACGCAAAACCTGGGGGGCGGCTATTCGGTACGCGGCGAAAAATTGTTCCTGATGGTGCGCGGCTCGTACCAATGGGCACAACTAACCGGCGATCAGCGCTTTCCGTACGAAACGGACGTGGACCGCAGCTTCCGGAATTTTATGCCGAGCGCCATGCTTCGCTACAACATCACACGTGAAAAGAATCTGCGGCTGTTTTACCGGACCCGGACCAGTCCGCCGTCGGTCGACCAGTTGCAGGCCGTGGTCAACAACACCAATCCGCTGCAGCTGACCACCGGCAATCCGAACCTGCAACAAGACTACCAGCACAGCCTGTTTGCGCGCTATTCGGCCTCGAACGTCGAGAAATCGCACACGTTTTTTGTGATGCTGGGCGGCTCGCTTACCGACCACTACATCGGAAGAAGTACCATTATCGCCGAGCGCGATCTGGTGGTGGACGGCATTGAACTCCCGCGCGGCTCGCAACTGAGCCGTCCGGTCAACCTCGACGGCAATTGGGACCTGCGCTCGTTCGTCTCGTATGGCCTGCCGGTCGGCTTCATCAAGTCGAACCTCAACCTGAACCTGAACGGCAACCTGAGCCGCACGCCGGGGCTGATCAACGACGCGGTGAACTACGCCAACTCGTCAACGGCGGGGCTGGGCGTGGTGCTAAGCAGCAACGTCAGCGAAAAGCTGGACTTCACCCTTTCGTCCAACTCTAACTTCAGTGTGGTGGAGAATACGCTGCAGACCCAACTGAATCAGACTTACTTCAACCAACAGTCGAGCGTACGGCTGAACTGGATTACCTGGAAAAACTTTGTCTTTCAGACCGACCTGAACCACCAGTACTACTCCGGTTTGTCGAGCGGCTACAACCAGAATTATCTATTGTGGAACGCCTCGGTCGGGAAAAAAATCCTGAAGGGCAAAGGCGACCTGCGGCTGCTCGTGTTCGACCTGTTGAAGCAGAACAACAGCATCCAGCGGAACGTCACCGACGTGTACATCGAGGATACGCGCAGTAACGTGCTGCAGCGGTACTTCATGCTGACCTTTACCTACACGCTGCGGAATTTCGGTTCGGCACAAAACGAAACGCCCGACGAACGCCGCCGTTTCGATGGTCCCGGCGGGCCGGGTCCCGGCGGCCGACCGCCCTTCGGAGGCCCGCCCCGCGGCGAATAA
- a CDS encoding histidine phosphatase family protein, whose protein sequence is MRITLIRHGQPLIERPAWAPYAEAHRYHYAYDEVAVKKHDVAHFASLAEEADRVYCSALRRSRETAKMIFGDACEIIADPTFNELKTSLMPHIPLVRLPVRVWQTGGRILWLLGKQAKDHEAFRMARLRARRATGLLIQEAQTHGLAVLVGHGMMNRFIAWRLRRQGWRKVQDEGSGYLSRIILEKM, encoded by the coding sequence ATGCGCATCACCCTCATCCGCCACGGTCAGCCGCTGATCGAACGCCCTGCCTGGGCTCCTTATGCCGAGGCGCATCGCTACCATTATGCCTACGACGAAGTAGCGGTCAAAAAACACGACGTGGCGCATTTCGCTTCCCTGGCCGAAGAAGCCGACCGAGTGTATTGCAGTGCCCTGCGCCGCAGCCGCGAAACAGCCAAGATGATTTTTGGAGATGCCTGTGAAATCATCGCCGATCCGACGTTCAACGAACTCAAAACCAGCCTGATGCCTCATATTCCACTGGTGCGGCTGCCGGTACGGGTCTGGCAAACGGGCGGACGCATTTTGTGGCTCCTCGGAAAACAGGCCAAAGACCACGAAGCGTTCCGCATGGCACGTTTGCGGGCACGCCGCGCCACCGGCCTTCTGATTCAGGAGGCCCAGACCCACGGCTTGGCGGTATTGGTCGGACACGGCATGATGAACCGCTTCATTGCGTGGCGGTTGCGGCGGCAGGGTTGGCGCAAGGTGCAGGACGAAGGCAGCGGTTACCTGAGCCGGATTATCCTGGAGAAAATGTAA
- a CDS encoding amidophosphoribosyltransferase, with product MSEAIKHECGIALIRLRKPYQYYIDKYGTPMYGANKLYLLMEKQHNRGQDGVGVANIKLKVKPGERYISRYRSIDDRPIAKVFKKIGKKFRKAYKAYPEKYRDANWLQTNVAFSGELWLGHLRYGTHGRNSIESCHPMLRQNNWRSRNLVVAGNFNMTNVDELFAKLVNIGQHPKEIADTVTVMEKIGHFLDEENQRQFDYWKGLYENPQLSEVIEREMDLARVLQRSCRDFDGGYTMAGMTGYGAAFVARDPSGIRPAYYYADDEVVVVASEKPAIKTAFNARYEDIKEVEPGHALLIKQDGEYDMVPFTDALPKTPCSFERIYFSRGNDPEIYQERKKLGHLLSKPILKTIDYDLENTLFAYIPNTAETAFLGLSEGIRDYLTDFRRQVIKEGSEEEIERALSLKPRFEKVVVKDAKLRTFITDDSHRDDLVTHIYDATYEVVRKGTDTLVVIDDSIVRGTTLERSLLTMLEKLEPKRIIIVSSAPQIRYPDCYGIDMSRMREFVAFRAMLALLKETKQENKLDEVYEKCVNALNQSRGHEQNFVKELYDLFTYEQVSNKIAEIVTPKGAKAKVDVIYQTVEHLHEACPNHKGDWYFTGDYPTPGGYKVVNRAFVNFMEGKTGRAYEAPAEPGSVPLKVSVGVSDGA from the coding sequence ATGAGCGAAGCGATCAAGCATGAATGCGGCATTGCCCTGATTCGATTGAGGAAACCGTACCAGTACTACATCGACAAGTACGGTACGCCTATGTACGGGGCTAACAAATTGTATCTGCTGATGGAAAAGCAGCACAACCGGGGCCAGGACGGCGTGGGGGTTGCGAACATCAAGCTGAAAGTCAAGCCGGGCGAACGCTACATCAGCCGGTATCGCTCCATCGACGACCGCCCGATCGCCAAAGTCTTTAAGAAAATCGGGAAGAAGTTTCGGAAGGCCTACAAAGCGTATCCTGAAAAGTACCGCGACGCCAACTGGCTGCAGACCAATGTGGCCTTTTCCGGAGAGCTCTGGCTGGGGCACCTCCGCTACGGCACCCACGGCCGCAACAGCATCGAAAGCTGCCACCCCATGCTTCGGCAAAACAACTGGCGCAGCCGCAACCTGGTAGTTGCCGGAAACTTCAACATGACCAACGTCGACGAGCTGTTCGCGAAGCTGGTCAACATCGGCCAGCACCCGAAAGAAATTGCCGATACCGTGACGGTCATGGAAAAAATCGGCCACTTCCTCGACGAAGAAAACCAGCGGCAGTTCGATTACTGGAAAGGCCTGTACGAAAATCCGCAGCTTTCGGAAGTGATTGAGCGTGAGATGGATCTGGCGCGTGTGTTGCAGCGTTCGTGCCGCGATTTCGACGGTGGATATACCATGGCGGGCATGACCGGATACGGCGCGGCTTTTGTAGCGCGCGACCCGTCGGGCATCCGGCCGGCCTACTACTATGCCGACGACGAAGTGGTGGTGGTGGCGTCGGAAAAGCCGGCCATCAAAACGGCTTTCAACGCACGGTACGAAGACATCAAGGAAGTGGAACCCGGCCATGCGCTGCTGATCAAACAAGACGGCGAGTACGACATGGTGCCGTTCACCGACGCCTTGCCCAAGACGCCCTGCAGCTTCGAGCGCATCTATTTTTCGCGTGGCAACGACCCGGAAATTTACCAGGAGCGCAAAAAGCTGGGCCATCTGCTAAGCAAGCCTATCCTGAAAACAATCGACTACGATCTGGAAAATACCCTCTTCGCCTACATTCCCAACACGGCCGAAACGGCTTTTCTGGGACTTTCGGAGGGAATTCGCGACTACCTGACCGATTTCCGCCGGCAGGTGATTAAGGAAGGTTCGGAAGAAGAAATTGAACGGGCGCTGTCGCTGAAACCCCGCTTCGAGAAGGTGGTGGTCAAAGATGCGAAACTGCGTACGTTCATCACCGACGACAGCCATCGCGACGATCTGGTGACACACATCTACGACGCGACCTACGAAGTGGTGCGGAAAGGCACCGATACGCTGGTGGTGATCGACGATTCGATCGTACGGGGCACCACGCTGGAGCGCAGCCTGCTGACGATGCTCGAAAAACTGGAACCCAAGCGCATCATCATCGTCTCGTCGGCCCCGCAGATTCGCTACCCCGACTGTTACGGCATCGACATGTCACGCATGCGCGAGTTTGTGGCGTTCCGGGCCATGCTGGCGTTGCTGAAAGAAACCAAGCAGGAAAACAAATTGGACGAAGTGTACGAAAAATGTGTCAACGCGCTGAACCAGAGTCGGGGACACGAGCAAAACTTCGTGAAGGAACTATACGACCTGTTTACATACGAGCAGGTCTCGAACAAGATTGCCGAAATCGTGACGCCGAAGGGCGCCAAGGCGAAAGTCGACGTGATTTACCAGACGGTAGAGCACCTGCACGAAGCCTGCCCGAACCACAAAGGCGACTGGTATTTTACCGGCGACTATCCTACGCCGGGCGGTTACAAGGTGGTAAACCGCGCTTTTGTCAACTTCATGGAAGGCAAGACCGGTCGCGCCTACGAAGCGCCTGCCGAGCCGGGTTCGGTACCGCTGAAAGTGAGCGTAGGCGTTAGCGACGGCGCATAG